The following proteins are co-located in the Pontiella desulfatans genome:
- the folE gene encoding GTP cyclohydrolase I FolE, protein MNNLYKDLLTKIGEDPQREGLLDTPNRAAKAMEFLTKGYRQKLEDVINDAIFTVEDNHMIIVKDIELYSLCEHHMLPFFGKCHIGYIPEGKVLGVSKLARIVDHFARRLQIQERLTNQVATTLMDTVAPEGVGVVIEAQHLCMMMRGVEKQNSCMVTSAMLGSFRSESSTRNEFLKLIGK, encoded by the coding sequence ATGAACAACCTATACAAAGACCTCTTGACCAAAATCGGCGAAGACCCGCAACGCGAAGGCTTGCTCGACACCCCTAACCGCGCGGCCAAGGCCATGGAATTCCTCACCAAAGGCTACCGCCAAAAGCTCGAAGATGTCATCAACGACGCCATCTTCACCGTGGAAGACAACCACATGATCATCGTCAAGGACATCGAACTCTATAGCCTGTGCGAGCACCACATGCTGCCCTTCTTCGGCAAATGCCACATCGGCTACATCCCCGAAGGCAAGGTGCTCGGCGTCAGCAAGCTCGCGCGCATCGTCGACCATTTCGCCCGTCGCCTCCAGATTCAGGAACGCCTCACCAACCAAGTGGCCACCACCCTGATGGACACCGTCGCCCCCGAAGGCGTCGGCGTGGTCATCGAGGCACAGCACCTCTGCATGATGATGCGCGGGGTCGAGAAGCAAAACTCCTGCATGGTCACCTCCGCCATGCTCGGCAGCTTCCGCAGCGAATCCTCCACCCGCAACGAATTCCTAAAACTCATCGGGAAATAG